A region from the Hippopotamus amphibius kiboko isolate mHipAmp2 chromosome 15, mHipAmp2.hap2, whole genome shotgun sequence genome encodes:
- the LOC130836389 gene encoding olfactory receptor 2G6-like, which translates to MGMNNNSSEKGFLLLGFSDQPQLERTLFVIILLFYILSILGNAAIILVSCLDPKLHTPMYFFLSNLSCVDICFTTSVAPQLLVTMNKKDKNMSYGGCVAQLYVATGLGSSECILLAVMAYDRYAAVCQPLYYTTVMYPQLCAFLASTAWLSGLITSLIQCSLTVQLPLCGHRRLDHIFCEVPVLIKLACVDTTFNEVELFVASVIFLIVPVSLILVSYGFITKAVLRIKSAAGRHKAFGTCSSHLAVVLIFYGTIIFMYLQPAKSSSKNQGKFVSLFYTIVTPLFNPIIYTLRNKDVKGAMRKLVMGKVFGSERV; encoded by the exons ATGGGGATGAA CAACAACAGCTCTGAAAAGGGGTTTCTTCTCCTGGGATTCTCTGATCAGCCCCAGCTAGAGAGAACcctttttgttataattttgctCTTCTACATCCTAAGCATTCTGGGGAATGCTGCCATCATTTTGGTATCTTGCCTGGACCCCAAACTTCACACTCCAATGTACTTTTTCCTCAGCAACCTCTCTTGTGTAGACATCTGCTTCACCACCAGTGTTGCCCCACAGTTGCTGGTTACTATGAATAAGAAAGACAAGAACATGAGCTATGGCGGATGTGTGGCCCAGCTCTATGTGGCCACCGGTTTGGGTTCCTCTGAGTGTATTCTCCTGGCTGTCATGGCTTATGATCGCTATGCTGCTGTATGCCAGCCTCTGTACTACACAACAGTGATGTATCCTCAGCTCTGTGCATTCCTGGCCAGCACAGCATGGCTCAGTGGCCTCATCACCTCCCTTATTCAGTGCTCCCTTACTGTGCAGCTGCCTCTTTGTGGTCATCGCAGACTGGACCACATTTTCTGTGAGGTGCCAGTGCTCATAAAACTGGCTTGTGTGGACACAACATTCAATGAAGTAGAACTCTTTGTGGCCAGTGTCATCTTTCTAATTGTCCCTGTGTCACTCATCTTAGTCTCCTATGGCTTTATCACAAAAGCTGTTTTGAGGATCAAATCAGCAGCAGGGCGTCACAAGGCCTTTGGGACTTGTTCCTCCCACCTAGCTGTGGTCCTCATTTTCTATGGGACCATCATTTTCATGTACCTTCAACCAGCTAAAAGTAGCTCCAAAAACCAGGGAAAGTTTGTCTCTCTTTTCTACACCATAGTCACCCCACTCTTCAACCCCATTATCTATACTCTGAGAAACAAAGATGTGAAAGGGGCCATGAGGAAACTGGTAATGGGAAAAGTATTCGGTTCAGAAAGGGTATGA